The Thalassolituus oleivorans MIL-1 genome includes the window TTTACTGGCGGAAAAAAAGCCGTTGTATGATTGGCATCCTCTGATTTCAGGTACGAAAGAGTCGGTACATGAAGCTGGAATTTCGATGCGCAACAAGGGCATAGCCGACAATTTAATTGACGAAGACGATTGGCAAGATCGCATCATATGGAAAGCATAACGTGGATAGTGTAATAACGTATGGCCAATTTTGGCTGTTGTATTTAGTTTCAGCGCTAGTGGCGTATTGGTGCTGGGGAAAATTACTTTTTTGGGTGAAAACGCCGGGTGTCGGCTACTACTTATTCAGTTTGATCGGTGCGGTGCTTATCTTTACGCCGGTTCCTATTGAACAGGGTTCTATGTATTGGGCGCCAGGTTTTCTTGTGGTTGCCTTTACGTTTTTAATCAGTGGGCCAGAGTCTATTAACTACTGCATTCCGTGGTTTGCAGCCGCATTGGCTATTGGTGCTGTCGTGTTGGGGGTGGGCTTATTGGTTTCTCTTATCCGCATGAAAGATGTCAGCGACGACTCAGAAGCTGGAGTATAGTCGTTTTTATCTGAAACGACGCCTGTAGTGGCGTCGTTAGTCTAGGCGGTAAATCCTATCTTTCGGCCGCCAATTTCTTCTTGTTTATTTCATCAATCTCTCTGATTTTCTTTCTTTTTTACTGCTCGCTTGTTTAATAAATGATCGGTTAACTGATTTATTTATTACTTTTCTGGCTAACCAGTAAAACTTTGCTAGTTTTATTTAGGCAGGTGTTGTTGATTTCATGGCGTATCGCGTCTGAATTTCCGATACCGCACTAACGTAAATATCTATCAGGGGAGCTGTTCATAGGATTTGGGGCGTTACCGAATCAATGAACGAGAGGTTGGGACCATGGCAAATCATATATTTATTCTCGCAACGGTTATGCTGTTGGCTGGTATTTTCGGCGGCTTAGTAAACTATTACCTGTACGGTGACAAAGATCCTGACGCGGCAAGCTTGCCACGCTTTTTAGTGGTTGGGGTTGGTGCATCTTTCCTAGTGCCAGTGGTGCTGGATATGGTCAATAGCGAATTGGTTTTAGAGAGTCAGGGTGATCCGTCACAGTTGCTCATCTTTACCGGTTTCTGTTTGGTGTCAGCACTTTTGAGTCGATTCTTTATCGATAACATGTCCGATCGTATTTTGAACGAAGCGCACAGTGCGCGTCAGCGTTCAGAAGAGGTTGAACAAAATCTTCGTATTATTCAAAGCGAATTATTACCTTTGATTGATACCGAAACCGAACATGATACCGCGAGTTTAGATCCGCAAATTACTCAAGCCAGTACCGACTTGGATATTACCTCAGGGCAAGTGTTGAAAATCCTATCTAACGGTCGTTTTATTTTCCGTTCGTTGGCGGGTGTTTGCCGTGAAGCTAACCAAGAGGAGGTTACTGTATTAAAAACCTTGCAGGTGCTTACTTCGCGTAGCTTGGCAGGTAAGGTGAGTGGAAAAGATGGTGTGCGTTGGCACATTACAGAGAAAGGTCGTCGTGTACTTGAGACCAGTCTCTAATTTAAATCCGCCGGAGAGCTTATGGTGCGCTGTATGAGACTGACTGGAGTGATTCTGTCACTCCTGCTGTTTGTTGCCAATCAAGCGACGGCGGCTGAGCAAAACACTCAGCCGGGGGATGTCAGGATAATTATTGATATCTCTGGCAGTATGAAAGACACCGACCCGCAGAATTTGCGCCGCCCGGCGCTTAATCTGCTAGTCGAACTACTTCCTGATAATAGCCGTGCGGGCGTTTGGACTTTTGGTCGCTACGTCAACATGTTAGTGCCACTGGATACCGTTAATGCCAGTTGGCGGCGCAATGCTAAAGCAAAATCCTCTGAAATAAACTCTGCCGGGCTTAATACCAACCTTGTTGACGCCTTAGATAAGGCATTGTGGCAAATGGCCCCTGATAGCGGTTATCAACATACGGTCATTTTGCTAACTGACGGCCGTATCGATATGGATAAATCGGGCGGTGACCCCACCACAAAGGTGAACTCGGCTGAAAGACAACGACTAATAAAAGAAGTCTTGCCGAAATATATTGAGGCTGGAGCAAAAATTCATACTTTGGCATTGTCGAACGCCGCAGATCTAGAAACCTTGCAACAAATTGCGATGGAGACCGACGGGCTGTTCCTGCAGGCCAATACAGCCGACGATTTGATGCCAGCGTTTTTAAAAGCGTTTGATCGCGCTGTTCCTGCCGAACAAGTACCGCTAACTAACAATCATTTTGATATTGATTCGAGTATTGAAGAATTTACTGCCCTTATTTTTAGGGGGACTTCAGGGCGAGAGACACAATTAATTTCACCCTCTGGCGCCGTTATTACCCAAGCCGTTGCTGATAACCAAGACAATGTGCGTTGGCATCATGATTTAAACTTCGATTTGATTACTGTTTCTGGCCCAGAGGCCGGTGAGTGGTCTGTCGACGCCGATGTTGACCCAGATAATCGAGTGCAAATTTTATCTGATTTAAAACTGTCGGTATCGGGTGTTCCCGCTAATCTATTTTCCGGCGCTCCGATTGATATGAACATTGCGCTGGTGAATGAAGGTGAGGTCGTTACTGAACCAGCGGTGTTGCAATTGACCGATATTAGCATGCAGGTTACCGCTCCTGATGGCCGCACGGGTAGTAAGCTGCTATCTGACCCTGAAAACCTGCCCCCTGAAGGTGTGTTTCGCGAAACCATGAGCCGGTTGTCGATGCCCGGAGAATATCGCATTGAAGTCAATGCTATCGGTCGTACATTTCAGCGCAGACAAGTGTTAACAGCGGTACTTGCTGAGCCGCTGAAAGTAGAAACAGAACCTTTTCCGGATCAACAGCGTGTTCTTATTACTGTGACTCCACAGGGAGATTCTATTGATACCGGTTTAAGTCGCATCATAGCCAAAATTGCTAGTCCAGACGGAAGTTCTGTTATTCAAAACATGGAATACAGCGCACCCGACCAGAAATGGGTTCTCGATCTTACCAATGAAAAAGGTGACGGGCGTTACGAGATAACCATCAATATTCGCGGAGTTTCTCAGGGCGGAAAAACATTCAAGAGTAAACCTGAGGCTATTGTTGTCGACTTTCCATTACAAGGGGTTGTTACTGCGCCAATAGACGTTGCTCCGCCGATTCAGACGGAGCCGATGGCTGAGCCAGTGGCTCCTGTTGTCGAAACTGAGAACGAGGTAGAAGCGCAGTTGCCACCAGAGGAAGTGGATGCGCAAGTTCCGCCACAATTGCCTATCCCAGAGCCGGTAGTACCTGACTTGGCAGATAAATATGCCGAACAAACTGAAGTTGAGGTTGTAGAGGAAGATGAAGGTATTGCTTGGTGGATTTATCTTCTGTTGGGTATTACCAATCTTGCTATTGTTGGTGGAGCTGGTTACTGGTGGTTTAGTCGCAAGAAAGCCGGAAGTGCCAGCGAGGCAGAGCGTGTAGTTCCAGCAAATTTGGATCTCGGCGAACTGGATGATGCAGATTTAGAAGCCGGCGATTTTGATGATTTTGAGACGGATGGTGAAGAAGAAATTCCAGCAGGAGGAAGGGCGCCAACCTCGATGGGGAGTGATACCAATATCAATGTTGCGGCGGACGACTTTGCGATTGATCCTGAAGACGGAGCTGATAATACCGAAGACGGTGATGATTGGGGTGAGTTTGATGCTGAGGACGAGCTCAAAAAGGCCGACGATGATGATAAAGATCCGTTTGGCGATGACGACGACCCATTAAACAAGGGGTAATCGAGAGAGTCATATTCATATGAAATGACATCCCGAGCTAGGCTAAAAAATAACCGTTTGTGATTGATTCACAAGCGGTTTTTTTTAAACTGGCCAAAATGCGCACCGATCTCAGGTCTCTGTTTGCCTAATTGCTGAGTGTAGCGAAGAGTAATATGGTCAGTCCCTTGCTGAGTGCCACTGGCATCCTTATACTCTGGCCTGTTTTGATGAAGCTTAAACAGAGGTAGCTATGAAATTTCAGGGGACTGGTGAGTACGTTGCAACGCCCGATCTGCAAATGGCGGTAAATGCAGCTATTACCTTGCAGCGCCCGTTGTTGCTAAAAGGTGAGCCTGGCACTGGAAAGACCATGTTGGCAGAACAGCTGGCTACATCGCTGGGTACTGATTTGATTCAGTGGCACATCAAAAGCACAACTAAAGCCCACCAAGGGCTATATGAATACGATGCTGTGTCACGTTTACGTGATTCTCAGCTTGGTACCGACAAAGTCCACGATATTTCTAATTACATTATTAAAGGTAAGTTGTGGGAAGCGTTCACTGCTGATAAACCAGTAGTGCTTTTGATCGACGAAATTGATAAGGCCGATATTGAGTTCCCGAACGATTTATTGTTAGAGCTCGATAAAATGGAGTTTTTTGTTTATGAAACTCAAGAGCGTGTCGTCGCTACGCATCGTCCAATTATCTTGATCACGAGTAATAACGAGAAGGAGCTGCCGGATGCATTCTTACGTCGTTGTTTCTTCCACTACATCGACTTCCCTGATCGCGATACCATGAAAGCCATCGTTGATGTGCATTATCCGCACATTCAAAAGGATCTTGTACGTGAAGCACTGGATGTATTCTTTGACGTGCGCAAAGTCCCCGGTTTGAAGAAAAAACCTTCAACTTCTGAGTTGATCGATTGGTTGAAGCTGTTGATGGCGGATGATGTAGGCGTTGACGTGCTGCGCAATAAAGATCATAGCAAGGCGATTCCACCTATGTACGGTGCGCTTGTTAAGAATGAACAAGATGTGCAGTTACTAGAAAAGCTCGCGTTCATGAGCCGTCGCAAAGGCTAATTCAATGTTAATCGATTTCTTCGAGACTGTGCGTCGTGCCAAGGTACCTTGTTCCGTTAGAGAATACCTAGATCTCGTTAATGCGATACAGGCACATGTTGCCTTTGCCGATATGAACGAGTTTTACGCGTTAGCTCGCCTGTGCTTGGTCAAAGACGAAAAACACTACGACAAGTTCGATAAAGCGTTTGGCGCTTATTTCCAAGGCTTGGACTCATTGCCTTCTATGATGGAGGACGCAAAGATTCCAGCCGAATGGATGCGTAAAGAGTTCGAGCGCATGCTGTCGAAAGAAGAAATGGATAAAATCGAAGCGCTTGGCGGCCTAGACAAGGTCATCGAAGAATTTAAGAAACGCCTTGAAGAGCAACATAAGCGTCATCAGGGCGGCAACAAGATGATTGGCACCGGCGGCACATCGCCATTCGGAGCCAATGGCTACAACCCCGAAGGCATTCGTATTGATCAAGGGCAGTCGCGACATAAGAAAGCGATTAAAGTTTGGGAACAGCGCAACTACAAAGATCTAGACGATAGCATCGAATTAGGTACGCGTAATATCAAAGTAGCGTTGCGCCGATTGCGCAAATTTGCCCGTCAAGGCGCGGCAGATGAGCTCGATTTGGGTGATACCATTAGCTCAACTGCCCGAAATGCTGGTTTTCTTGACATTAAAATGGTGCCTGAGCGTCACAATGCCGTTAAAGTGCTGCTGTTTTTTGATGTTGGCGGCTCTATGGATCCTCACGTTCGCGTATGTGAAGAGTTATTTTCCGCGACTCGTACCGAGTTCAAACATATGGAAACCTTTTATTTCCATAATTGTTTGTACGAGAGCGTATGGAAAAATAATATCCGTCGTATGAACGAGCGCACAGAAACTTGGGACATTTTGCGCAAATATGGCAGTGATTACCGCGTTATCTTTGTTGGTGATGCCATGATGGCTCCATACGAGGTGACTCATGCAGGTGGTAGTGTCGAGCACTGGAATGAAGAGCCGGGGGCGGTTTGGATGCAGCGTATGTCCGATCACTACGAAAAAATGGTCTGGTTGAATCCAGCACCAGAATCACACTGGGGGCAGGGTGGTTCTTTGGGAGCAATTCGCGAGATCGTAAAAGATAAAATGTATCCTCTAACCCTTACTGGTTTGGAGAATGCGATGAAATTTCTCAGTAAGTAAAGGTTTTAGAAGGTTACTATTGAGCGATTAATTTATATGGGGAAGTGATGTACCGTATCTTAAAATCAAGATTGATCGGCATGGACGCTCCCATAAAAATAACAAGAATAGGGCGGTAAATATGCCGGTTGTGGCGTTTAGCCAACATCTGAAGGCGACAATAGTAGCCGTGTTACTGAACACGCTTGTACTTCTATGGACTTCAACTGCGCAGGCAGAAATTGAATACGTACGACTCCATAAGGGGCCTGGTGCGGCGTACCCTATTGTATTCGAAGTATCTAGCGATCATGTCATGGATCCTATTGCCGTTCGTGGCGACTGGTTATTGCTCAGTGATGGTCGCAAACAAGGCTGGCTACCTCTATCAGAACTTCATCTTGTTAAAAGCGTCAGCGTTGCTCAAATGTGGCAGTTGCGTAACGATGCTCGTCCAAGTGATTGGCGTTTAGAACTCAATTGGAATAGTGAATCCGCCTTAGGTTTCGGTGCGGTCATACCCTTGCATGATCAGGATCTATTCGGTCGTTATACCGTGTCAGATCATGGCGCTTTTGGTTGGTCAATTGGTGAAGTTGGGTTAACTCGACAGATCGGCAGTATTTTAAATTTTCAAGTGCTCGGCTCTGCCGCCCTCGGGGTAGGCAGTGAATATGGCGGAAGTAACCATTGGAATTCAGACACCGATGAGATTGTTCCGCTGGCGCTTGTGTCCGCTGAGGTTGTCTGGGCTGCGGAGCGTTACTTAGATGTCGCCTTACGAGTCGGCACCAATATTTCTCTAGATTCTGACATGGTGAATCATTCCTCTGTGTCGTTGGCGTGGAAGTTAAGGCTATGAAGTTTTCTACTGCTGTTGCTATATGTGCGTTTTTTTTCGCATCGACAGCTTCAGCTGAGCGATCCAGTACCGATATTTACGACCCTCAGGTCAAATACTCAGGGCTAGAAGATTTAGATTCTGTCGAGCGTCAGCACGGCACCATAGGTATTGGCTTTAGTAATACCGTAGCTGAAAAAGACGAATTAAAACCCGGTTTGAATTTATCAGCGCGCTACTTTGCCGGAGAGCGCTGGTATGTCACTGGAGAGTTAGGCTTCAGTTCTTTTTTTGACTTCACCCTTGATAAAGGCTTAGTACTCGAAGAACGAGAGCAAGTCGTGCTTACGACGGCAGGGGTTGGCTACGCCTTGTTGCAAGGTACAGCAAGTACCTTTGGCGAGCACACATTCCCTTGGTTAATGGCGGTTGAGGTTGCGATGGGTAGCCAAGAAACGGGTGATACCCGCGGCCGTTACACTGCACTTGGTCTGTCGTGGCAGCTAAATACAACGAATTACTGGTACAGCTTTGGTACACGTCAATATCGAGTCGATGATCAGCGCTTGAAAGCGCTAGGCGCTAACGAGGGGATTCAATGGAATATGTCGTTCGGTATTTACTACTAATGTTGCTGGCGTTACCGGCCAGCGCATTAGAAACGTTAAAGCCTGGTGATAAGGTTGATGATTTCACCATGCTCTCGGTCAACGGTTTTGGCCAGCGTTTAACCGAGGTGCGAGGACAGCCCTTGATGTTGATTTGGCTAGATCGCTGTAATGCATGTTCTGAGACACTTGCGCGCTACCAATTGCTGGCTGAAAGTTTGGAAATTGATGGATTATTGGGTTGGTTTGTATGGGTGCCGGAAGGCGACGATGAACCACCTAAGATGCGTTTGCCGGTTTTACGTTATGAAGCAAAATGGCAGCAATCTTGGTTATTTGAACCTCGTCCAGCGGTTATGTTAATCAGTCCCGACGGGGTATTGGATCATTTAATTATAGGTGATCTTGATGAAAGTTACGGTGAAGTTGAAGCTACGATGATGCGCTGGATTTCTGATGTGCGCGACCAATAAGGTCCGGAGATATTTTAATGAAGTTATTTTTTAGTGTTTTATTTTTACTAACTTGTACGTATGCGAACGCAGAGGATGCTGCTATTCGCCAAGACGTAGAAAGTGTTAAACAATCAGTGTTGGAATTGAACAAAGATCTATATCAACTAGAAAAAGATTTATTGAGTCCTGCAACGACGCGTGCAGCCTTTCATTTATCCTTATCTCATGGGGAGTATTTTGAACCATTGTCGATTGAATTAAGCGTTGATGGTGAATCTCAAATTCAACACATTTATACCGAACGTCAAGTTAAGGCTTTACGCATGGGAGCAGTACAGCCATTAGGCGATGTTAATTTGTCTCCAGGTAAACACACTGTTCGTGCCGTTGTTCGCGGAGTCGATCATCTCGGTCAAGGGCGTGAGCTGATTGCGGAAGATATCGTCGAAAAAACCAGTAAGCCACTGTTGACTGAATTAGTAATTCAGGATTTTGAAGAGCGGCAAAGTGCCCGGGTACAGTTGAAGTACTGGTAAACCAATGCGATTACTTTTTCTCGTTTTTGTTGTGACAATGTCGATGCTTGCTTCAGTGCAGGCAGATGACCTCGTGGATGGTTTATTGGACGTCGATTTCGATTTCGATGAAGTTGATGACGGTGCCAATGCCGAAGAGCGTTTATTGCGTGGAAACTATTATTATCATTATTTAACCAGTGACTATCACGAAGGTCTTGCTGCTTTGGCGGCATGGAAAGATTTGCGCGAAACGGATGAGAGCCCTGAACAAGAAGCTGAAGTTATGCGTGCGGCTATGTTATTGGCGCTGGGTTTAGAAGATGAGGCTGAAAAAGCATTTTTCAATGCAGGTATTACTACGACCACAGCAAGTGGTGATTCTTGGTACTACCTAGCTAAACGTTGGTACGATTTAGGTGAGTGGGAACGCGCAGAAATTAGCGCTCGTAATGCTCTTCAGGCCGCCCCGGAAATAACGCAGAGTAACTTACAAGAGACATACTCTATCTTGGTCTCAAGCTTATCCCTACAAAGTCGGATTAGCGATGCTCGTGTTATTTTAAGGTCTATGGCTGACGAAAGTATTTGGACTGGCATAGCTCGCTATAACCTTATTTTAGTAATGATTCGGCAAAATTTCGGTAGTCGAGATTTAGAGCGTTTGATTGCGGATAGCATTTTTTATCTCCCTAAAAATAAGGAAGGTAATGCTTTGCGCGACCGAATTCTATTGGTCGCTGGAATTTCAGCGATGGACCACGATAAGCCAGAAATGGCTAATGATTATTTTCAAAAAATGAGTTTGGAGTCTGTGTTTTCAGCGCCGGGCTTATTGCACTATGGTTGGAATTTACTAGGCCAGTGGCGCTATGAGGATGCGCTTCAGCCTTGGCGGATATTGCAGCAGCAATATGATGGATTTCAGCCAGCGGTCATTGAGTCTTTCCTTGCTGTTCCTCATACATTGGAATTAATTGAAGCTACTAATGAGTCGGTGCAGGCGTATACAAGTGCGGAAGCAAAAATTGTTAATATGCTAGAAGCGCTCGACAATTTTCGTGATCCTGTTCAGATTCACGAGTGGATACTCCACTGGCAGTTAGATAATCAAAGTGAAGGTTGGGGATGGCAGCGTCAGCGCCTTGCAGATGTTCCTGACACGCCGGTTGCACTTTTTGCTCAGGGGTTAATCGACGAGCCAGCATTCGTTGAACGCTTGGCTAGGCTACATGATCTCGACCGCATGGAGCACGATTTACAACGTCAGAAACATGATTTAGAGCTATGGCAGGATGTATTGGTTGTTCGCCAGCAAACATTACAAAATATGGGCGGAAAAGAGCGACTCGCTACATTAGAGCGACAGCACATGGATTTACTGCGCCGTACTTTAGCCGTGCAAGATCGTTTGATGGCTGAAGATGAAGCTGTGTTTGCTTATGCATCTGAATCTGAACATAAGAATATTGATTTACTTCGTAATGTTGTCCCTAACGTATCGTATTTATCAAAAGTGGGTACACCCACACGCGATTTGGCTCCTTATAAAGAGCGCTGGCGCAGAATGCGCGGTATTCAGCTCTGGAATATTTATGAGCAAGAGCCGCAACGCCGTTGGGATACTACACGTCATCATTGGAAACTCCGCGCTGTTACTGAGCAACTGTTAGTTCAAGTTGAGAACACGCGTACATCGTTAGAATGGGCAGATAGTAGCTGGAAAGGATTTCCCGAACGCGTTACTAGGCTACAACAATCATTGAATATTCAATTGGCTCAAGTGGAAGAATTACACCAACGTCAACTCGATGATTTGCAGACGATGACCGATGAGTATTTAACGACATTGCGTGCACGATTAAATGAGTACTTAGCTCAGTCTCGCCTAGCGATTGCGCGTTTATACGACGACTCCCTGCAGCGTAAAATGCGATCCGCAGGAGGCGATAAATGAAATACTTTTTATCGTTAATTCTCATTTCTGCGACCTTGGTCACTAGCGGTTGTAGTTTATTTAGCCGTAGTGATAAAACGATACGCATCGCTGATATTGGTAGCCTTAAAGTACGATCGGTTTCTAACGAGCCTATCGATGTTAGTCATGAGGATGTAGTACGGTATTATCAAGCCTATTTGGCGGTGGCGACTGATCCTGAAATGCGAGTGCGTGTTGCTCACCGTATTGCCGGTTTGAAATTACAATCTGACGAAATCCGAATGGAGAGAGTTGTCGATGATGAAGCTGCTTTGGCCGAAGATCGAATCCTAGCCAAAGCATCAATTGACGACTACGAGAACTTGCTGAAAGCGTTTCCTGATCGTGTCGATAATGACGCTATTTATTATCAATTGGCCAAGGCATATTCATTAGCTGGTCAACCTTATCAAGCGATTAGCGTTTTAGAAGAGCTGGTTAAACGGTATCCGCGCTCTATTTATTATTTAGAAGCACAATTTCGTTTAGGTCAGTTGCTTTATGCGGCTGGTGATTATGAAATGTCCGAGGCCGCTTATCAGGCACTTATCAGCGTAGGTCCCGCTGCTAATCGTTTTTACCGCGATGCAGAGTATTTGCAGGGTTGGAGTATTTTCAAACAAGCACGTTACGAAGAAAGCTTACTTGCCTTTGTGCGCATGCTTGATGAACATTTCCCTGATGAGGCGACGCTTGAAGCTGCGCAGGGCGGTGATCTTGATTTGCTAAATGACACTTTGCGTATCATGGCGATCATGTTTGATTACTTAGGTGATTGGAATCAAATAGCTCACTTCTTTGATGAGCACGGTGCTCGTTATTACGAATATAAGCTGTATGCCCAGCTAGCGGATCAGTATTACGAAAAGAAATACTACAAAAGTGCCGCTTCTACATTGCGTGCTTATGTTGATCGCTATCCTGATTCAGATCGTGCGCCTAGCTATTATGAGCGTTTAATTACAGGCTATGAAACGGCAGGTTATCCTGAGCTATTACGCAAGCATAAAGAAATTTATAACGAGCGTTTCGGGGTAGGAACGCCGTACTGGGAGTCACATGACGTTAAAGTACGAGCAGAAATCACCGTTGCGCTTTCAAAATATATTTGGGATCTAGCAACCTTTTCTCATGGCTGGGCCCAAGCGGCTAAAAAGCGCTCGGAAAAAGAAGAGCGTTTTAACGAAGCCGCTCGTTGGTACAGTGAGTATATTCGTAGTTTCCCAGAGGCGGCTGATACCGTAAAAGCACATTTCTTACTGGCCGAAATTTCGTTCGATCTAGAGCGTTACGACGATGCACGCAATAACTATGAAATCGTGGCCTATCAATATCCCTTTTACGAGGATGCGGCCGAGGCCGGATATGCTGCGTTACTTGCCTATGCTAAATATAAGCCAGTGCCTGAGCGCGAATTAGAATGGCGTCAGCTAAATGTTGCCAGTGCTAAACGCTTCGTAACGGAGTTTCCAGACGACCCGCGTCGCGGCACAGTGTTGGTAAATACAGCAGAGACTTTGCTGAAAGATAAATACTACGAGCAAGCGTTATCTACCGCTCGGTTATCTCAGGAAACCGGTGTCGAATTACCCCCTCGTTATCGTTATGGCGCTTCGTTAGTTCAAGGTCATTCAAGTTTTGAATTGGGGTTTTATGATGAAGCGGAGACCGCTTTGTTGAGTGCTTCTACATACGAAAAATTATCGCGTAAAGAGCGTGCTGATCTTCGTCAAAAGGCTGCAGCGGCAATTTATAAGCAAGGTGAGCAGGCGAAAGTTGATGCGCCACAACAGGCAGTAGATCATTGGTTACGTTTGGCTGAAGTCGTGCCAGAAAGCACATTGAAGGTAAACGCAGAATATGATGCAGCTACCCTGTTGATGGAGATGCAAGACTACGACCGAGCTGAGGGCGTCTTGTTAAAATTCCGACAGGAGTATCCAAATCATGAACTGACAAAAGATATTCCTAGCAAATTGATTGTTGCTTACGAAGGCAAAGGCGAGTGGCGCAAGGCGGCATTTGAATTGATGACGTTATCAAATGATGCAAAAGAAGAAGATGAACGTCGGATCGCTTGCTTTCAATCGGCTGAGTATTTCGAAAAGGCCAATGATCTAGATAATGCGATCGTGATGTACAAACGTTACGCCCACACTTATAAAACGCCTTTCGATCCAGCCATTGAAGCGCATTATAAGTTAGATCAGATCTACGCTCTGCAAGGGGATGAAGACAAGCGTCGTTTTTGGTTAGATAAA containing:
- a CDS encoding AAA family ATPase encodes the protein MKFQGTGEYVATPDLQMAVNAAITLQRPLLLKGEPGTGKTMLAEQLATSLGTDLIQWHIKSTTKAHQGLYEYDAVSRLRDSQLGTDKVHDISNYIIKGKLWEAFTADKPVVLLIDEIDKADIEFPNDLLLELDKMEFFVYETQERVVATHRPIILITSNNEKELPDAFLRRCFFHYIDFPDRDTMKAIVDVHYPHIQKDLVREALDVFFDVRKVPGLKKKPSTSELIDWLKLLMADDVGVDVLRNKDHSKAIPPMYGALVKNEQDVQLLEKLAFMSRRKG
- a CDS encoding vWA domain-containing protein, producing MRLTGVILSLLLFVANQATAAEQNTQPGDVRIIIDISGSMKDTDPQNLRRPALNLLVELLPDNSRAGVWTFGRYVNMLVPLDTVNASWRRNAKAKSSEINSAGLNTNLVDALDKALWQMAPDSGYQHTVILLTDGRIDMDKSGGDPTTKVNSAERQRLIKEVLPKYIEAGAKIHTLALSNAADLETLQQIAMETDGLFLQANTADDLMPAFLKAFDRAVPAEQVPLTNNHFDIDSSIEEFTALIFRGTSGRETQLISPSGAVITQAVADNQDNVRWHHDLNFDLITVSGPEAGEWSVDADVDPDNRVQILSDLKLSVSGVPANLFSGAPIDMNIALVNEGEVVTEPAVLQLTDISMQVTAPDGRTGSKLLSDPENLPPEGVFRETMSRLSMPGEYRIEVNAIGRTFQRRQVLTAVLAEPLKVETEPFPDQQRVLITVTPQGDSIDTGLSRIIAKIASPDGSSVIQNMEYSAPDQKWVLDLTNEKGDGRYEITINIRGVSQGGKTFKSKPEAIVVDFPLQGVVTAPIDVAPPIQTEPMAEPVAPVVETENEVEAQLPPEEVDAQVPPQLPIPEPVVPDLADKYAEQTEVEVVEEDEGIAWWIYLLLGITNLAIVGGAGYWWFSRKKAGSASEAERVVPANLDLGELDDADLEAGDFDDFETDGEEEIPAGGRAPTSMGSDTNINVAADDFAIDPEDGADNTEDGDDWGEFDAEDELKKADDDDKDPFGDDDDPLNKG
- a CDS encoding tetratricopeptide repeat protein, whose translation is MKYFLSLILISATLVTSGCSLFSRSDKTIRIADIGSLKVRSVSNEPIDVSHEDVVRYYQAYLAVATDPEMRVRVAHRIAGLKLQSDEIRMERVVDDEAALAEDRILAKASIDDYENLLKAFPDRVDNDAIYYQLAKAYSLAGQPYQAISVLEELVKRYPRSIYYLEAQFRLGQLLYAAGDYEMSEAAYQALISVGPAANRFYRDAEYLQGWSIFKQARYEESLLAFVRMLDEHFPDEATLEAAQGGDLDLLNDTLRIMAIMFDYLGDWNQIAHFFDEHGARYYEYKLYAQLADQYYEKKYYKSAASTLRAYVDRYPDSDRAPSYYERLITGYETAGYPELLRKHKEIYNERFGVGTPYWESHDVKVRAEITVALSKYIWDLATFSHGWAQAAKKRSEKEERFNEAARWYSEYIRSFPEAADTVKAHFLLAEISFDLERYDDARNNYEIVAYQYPFYEDAAEAGYAALLAYAKYKPVPERELEWRQLNVASAKRFVTEFPDDPRRGTVLVNTAETLLKDKYYEQALSTARLSQETGVELPPRYRYGASLVQGHSSFELGFYDEAETALLSASTYEKLSRKERADLRQKAAAAIYKQGEQAKVDAPQQAVDHWLRLAEVVPESTLKVNAEYDAATLLMEMQDYDRAEGVLLKFRQEYPNHELTKDIPSKLIVAYEGKGEWRKAAFELMTLSNDAKEEDERRIACFQSAEYFEKANDLDNAIVMYKRYAHTYKTPFDPAIEAHYKLDQIYALQGDEDKRRFWLDKIIRLHRNGKDQQTERSRYLASSAAFQLAEFDRIAFEKVKITLPLAKSIVRKNEPMQRALKRYTQAVEMEVLEFTTPATFHIADMYAQMSKALMTSEKPKGMDEVEAEEYQYLLEDQAFPLDEAAIDIHQTNIRRTYDGLYDQWVKKSFSSMAELMPGQYNKPEKVATYVDQIR
- a CDS encoding vWA domain-containing protein codes for the protein MLIDFFETVRRAKVPCSVREYLDLVNAIQAHVAFADMNEFYALARLCLVKDEKHYDKFDKAFGAYFQGLDSLPSMMEDAKIPAEWMRKEFERMLSKEEMDKIEALGGLDKVIEEFKKRLEEQHKRHQGGNKMIGTGGTSPFGANGYNPEGIRIDQGQSRHKKAIKVWEQRNYKDLDDSIELGTRNIKVALRRLRKFARQGAADELDLGDTISSTARNAGFLDIKMVPERHNAVKVLLFFDVGGSMDPHVRVCEELFSATRTEFKHMETFYFHNCLYESVWKNNIRRMNERTETWDILRKYGSDYRVIFVGDAMMAPYEVTHAGGSVEHWNEEPGAVWMQRMSDHYEKMVWLNPAPESHWGQGGSLGAIREIVKDKMYPLTLTGLENAMKFLSK
- a CDS encoding YEATS-associated helix-containing protein is translated as MANHIFILATVMLLAGIFGGLVNYYLYGDKDPDAASLPRFLVVGVGASFLVPVVLDMVNSELVLESQGDPSQLLIFTGFCLVSALLSRFFIDNMSDRILNEAHSARQRSEEVEQNLRIIQSELLPLIDTETEHDTASLDPQITQASTDLDITSGQVLKILSNGRFIFRSLAGVCREANQEEVTVLKTLQVLTSRSLAGKVSGKDGVRWHITEKGRRVLETSL